From the Acidobacteriota bacterium genome, one window contains:
- the tmk gene encoding dTMP kinase: protein MVKPSGKFITLEGIDGCGKTTQAALLAEYLEQRGYPVRLTREPGGTAVGCEVSKLVQTPGPEQLSPLVELTLMFAARVQHIEHIIAPSLAHGTHVICDRFSDSTIAYQGFGRGIPLDTIDLLDQRLCGGLRPGLTLVIDVDVPVAAARTSGRNRGAGVSDTRFEQEGLDFFSRVRGGYVALSQQEPKRVLFIDGSGSIQVVHAGVRSAAEEFLRSS, encoded by the coding sequence ATCGTGAAACCTTCGGGCAAGTTCATCACATTGGAAGGAATTGACGGCTGCGGGAAGACGACGCAGGCGGCGCTGCTGGCTGAGTATCTGGAGCAGCGCGGATATCCCGTGCGGCTAACGCGCGAACCGGGCGGCACCGCCGTGGGTTGTGAGGTCAGCAAATTGGTGCAGACTCCCGGGCCGGAGCAGCTCTCGCCATTGGTTGAGTTGACGCTGATGTTTGCGGCGCGCGTGCAACATATCGAGCACATTATTGCTCCGTCGCTGGCTCACGGCACGCACGTCATCTGCGACCGGTTCAGCGACTCGACCATCGCCTATCAGGGCTTCGGGCGCGGTATTCCGCTCGATACTATTGACCTGCTCGATCAACGCCTGTGCGGTGGGCTACGGCCCGGGCTTACGCTGGTGATCGACGTGGACGTCCCTGTCGCCGCGGCACGCACGTCGGGGCGAAATCGCGGCGCTGGCGTCAGCGACACGCGCTTCGAGCAGGAAGGCCTCGATTTCTTTAGTCGGGTTCGCGGTGGCTACGTCGCCTTGTCCCAACAAGAGCCGAAGCGTGTGCTTTTCATCGACGGCTCAGGCAGCATCCAGGTGGTACACGCGGGGGTTCGATCCGCCGCCGAAGAATTTCTGCGATCTAGTTGA
- a CDS encoding YggS family pyridoxal phosphate-dependent enzyme, whose translation MLTTEHIATNASEVLEAIRVAAHRSGRNADAVRLIAVSKTFPAEAIRAAYDAGLCEFGENRVQEFQEKAPVLNLASALPGVQFHLIGHLQSNKVSLALGFNYIQTIDSERLARRLNEAAAQQGKRLKVLLQIKLGEELAQEDRKTGAAESDASRLATILGSLDHLDPQGLMLIPPYMDDPEASRPFFRKLRELRDRLRAEGHAWVQELSMGMSHDFPIAIEEGATMVRIGTAIFGPRTKRDGDGAGAK comes from the coding sequence ATGTTGACCACCGAACACATCGCCACCAACGCGTCTGAAGTACTGGAAGCAATTCGGGTTGCAGCCCATCGCTCGGGCCGCAATGCGGATGCGGTGCGGCTGATCGCCGTGAGCAAGACGTTTCCCGCCGAGGCCATCCGAGCTGCCTATGATGCCGGACTGTGCGAGTTCGGTGAAAATCGTGTTCAGGAGTTTCAGGAGAAGGCCCCCGTGCTCAATCTAGCCAGTGCCCTGCCCGGCGTGCAATTCCATCTGATCGGACACCTGCAATCAAACAAAGTTTCGCTGGCCCTCGGCTTTAACTATATTCAGACTATAGACAGTGAGCGCCTGGCGCGGCGACTCAATGAGGCAGCGGCGCAGCAAGGCAAGCGCTTGAAAGTCCTGCTGCAAATCAAGCTCGGCGAAGAGCTGGCGCAGGAAGATCGCAAAACCGGCGCGGCAGAATCGGACGCGTCACGCTTGGCCACCATCCTTGGTTCGCTCGATCATCTGGATCCGCAGGGACTGATGCTGATCCCGCCGTACATGGATGATCCCGAAGCCTCGCGACCCTTCTTCCGAAAGTTGCGCGAGTTGCGTGATCGCCTGCGCGCCGAGGGCCACGCCTGGGTGCAGGAGCTCTCCATGGGAATGAGCCATGACTTCCCCATTGCCATCGAAGAAGGCGCGACCATGGTGCGCATCGGCACCGCGATTTTTGGCCCGCGCACGAAACGCGACGGAGATGGGGCCGGAGCAAAGTGA
- a CDS encoding DUF167 domain-containing protein: MNLRVRVQPRATRNALKPWQPDEWKLFLTAPPVDGKANEACIEFFARGLGIARSRVRIVSGHTARQKVIALESISEADVRTLAGISETTANVQPTQRAAAESNRGNRQR; encoded by the coding sequence ATGAACCTTCGCGTGCGCGTCCAGCCGCGCGCCACCCGCAACGCTCTGAAGCCCTGGCAGCCGGATGAGTGGAAATTATTCCTCACCGCCCCTCCTGTGGACGGCAAAGCCAACGAGGCCTGCATTGAATTCTTCGCGCGCGGCCTGGGCATTGCGCGTTCGCGGGTGCGCATCGTGTCGGGACACACGGCGCGGCAGAAAGTGATTGCGCTCGAGAGCATCAGCGAGGCGGACGTGCGCACGCTCGCCGGAATTTCCGAGACAACGGCGAACGTTCAGCCAACTCAGCGCGCGGCGGCGGAGTCCAATCGAGGGAACAGGCAAAGATGA
- a CDS encoding M24 family metallopeptidase produces the protein MNMEAIQLALRDEGIPAWLFCDFHRRDHVARTLLDLPKGDWMTRRWYYLVPAEGAPVKLLHRIESDQLAALPGTVRVYRGWVELQERLREMLAPYGTIAMQYSPLNQLPSVSMADAGTVELVRSFGHEVISSGNLVQRCDSRWSAAALELHLEAGRAVDQIVRETFAKIGKSITRDGAFTEHQAQQWMAERLARHGLVSDSPPIVAANAHSGIPHYAPQAAGSSSIRAGDFVLLDVWAKCDKPGAVYYDVTWTGFAGPQPPEQIETVFAIVRQARDAAVAAVDEAMRAGQVIRGYEVDRAARSVIEAAGYGDYFVHRTGHSIGQSVHANGANMDDLETHDERPVIPGTCFSIEPGIYLPEFGVRSELDVYVEPRAARITGAVQNEIVRICIEP, from the coding sequence ATGAACATGGAAGCAATCCAGCTGGCGCTGCGCGACGAAGGCATTCCCGCGTGGCTGTTCTGCGATTTTCATCGCCGCGACCACGTGGCGCGCACGCTGCTGGATCTGCCCAAGGGCGATTGGATGACGCGGCGCTGGTATTATCTGGTGCCCGCGGAGGGCGCGCCCGTGAAGCTGCTGCATCGCATCGAGAGCGATCAGCTTGCCGCGCTGCCCGGGACGGTGCGCGTCTATCGTGGTTGGGTGGAGTTGCAGGAGCGTCTGCGGGAGATGCTCGCGCCTTACGGAACGATCGCCATGCAATACTCACCGCTCAATCAACTGCCGTCGGTATCCATGGCCGATGCGGGGACGGTGGAGTTGGTTCGCAGCTTCGGCCATGAAGTGATCAGCTCGGGGAACCTGGTCCAGCGCTGCGATTCGCGGTGGTCGGCGGCGGCGCTGGAGTTGCATCTCGAGGCAGGCCGCGCCGTCGACCAGATCGTTCGGGAAACTTTCGCGAAGATTGGCAAGAGTATCACGCGGGATGGGGCCTTCACCGAACACCAAGCCCAGCAATGGATGGCCGAGCGGCTGGCGCGACACGGCCTGGTCTCCGATTCACCGCCCATCGTCGCCGCCAACGCGCACTCCGGCATTCCGCACTACGCGCCGCAGGCCGCTGGGTCAAGCTCGATTCGCGCAGGGGATTTTGTGCTGCTGGACGTCTGGGCGAAATGTGACAAGCCCGGCGCAGTCTACTATGATGTTACTTGGACCGGATTTGCCGGCCCGCAGCCGCCCGAGCAGATTGAAACTGTTTTCGCCATCGTGCGGCAGGCGCGCGACGCGGCGGTCGCGGCGGTCGATGAAGCCATGCGAGCGGGGCAAGTGATTCGCGGCTATGAAGTGGATCGGGCCGCGCGTTCGGTGATCGAGGCAGCCGGGTACGGCGACTATTTCGTGCATCGCACGGGACACTCCATCGGCCAGTCGGTGCATGCCAACGGCGCCAACATGGATGATCTGGAGACGCACGACGAACGTCCTGTCATCCCCGGAACCTGCTTTTCGATCGAGCCTGGTATCTACCTGCCCGAGTTCGGCGTACGCAGTGAACTGGATGTTTACGTGGAGCCGCGCGCGGCGCGCATCACTGGCGCGGTGCAAAATGAGATCGTGAGGATTTGTATCGAGCCGTGA
- a CDS encoding Rne/Rng family ribonuclease, which yields MAKEMVVSSNPHETRVAILEDGLVSEIFFEREQTYSLAGSIYKGRVMRILPGMQSAFVNIGLERDAFLYVSDFLEGLEEYDQLMHTLEERTPPRGSAEEDAELSSADALVEVGTAQVAPSVAPLDGTPETSNPTGPSSASPPRPPQGDRGRDGGRGRSDRGWRYGRRGRSGAPRGGKGGIPDSKYARTGPESAPPPPNERPIEAVTEPEVSEQLVSAPEVLDQPVARILLPGESLAKYREQPSPSDSTMEIAGSHESPLEISRGNEAVEPVHEEEIAAMPVAALDVVVAAVPATVQSKIEAQDEVLDEVLAEADGALSAEPLEQEASEVISHPLAFTPRPFDLQAFAESSPEDMTAEEMDAAGEQVLREAAAESAGAGIDWESREETQDISGEMSAEESGEEISTPADNESGTPAESGEAPAGREGAPREAAVREGGRNPRFQRRGRSQARRGGPRRDGMPPREGLPPREDAAPPDPGRDQVLDQGRAQGRAQGRRPQRNGNGPREGQRDTPRDTPRDGQRQGQAPRPLIGDMLKEGQEIIVQIAKEPLGKKGARITSHVALPGRYVVYMPTLNHIGVSRKVSSDEERQRLKRVVLDAAKNFAGGFIVRTAGDGRSDEDIRQDVQYLTRLWLDIKAKAEKSNAPSLLHHDPDLVLRTLRDQLSPEYTTIWVDNEQVYEQILLMVQKFQPTLVGRVRLYTKEVPLFEETGVQDELNKALKPKVWLKSGGYIVINQTEALVAIDVNTGKFVGKSNRLEDTIVKTNLEAIQEIVRQIRLRDLGGIIVIDFIDMDERKNRAKVMMELEDAVRADRSPSKILSFNEFGLVALTRKRVRQSLERALCTSCVYCDGSGMVKSPATVSLEILSEAKKVCADWTGKQVTIRVNPEVGKTLKSTAASIIESIEEMTGKGVIIRNDPSVHMENFYFD from the coding sequence ATGGCAAAAGAAATGGTAGTCTCCTCAAACCCACACGAAACTCGTGTGGCGATTCTTGAGGATGGTCTTGTCTCAGAAATTTTCTTTGAGCGCGAGCAGACGTATAGCCTGGCAGGCAGCATCTACAAAGGCCGCGTAATGCGTATCCTGCCCGGCATGCAATCGGCTTTTGTCAACATTGGCCTGGAGCGCGATGCCTTTCTGTATGTCTCCGATTTTCTGGAGGGTCTGGAAGAGTACGACCAGCTGATGCACACGTTGGAGGAGCGCACTCCTCCACGCGGCAGCGCGGAGGAGGATGCCGAGTTGTCTTCGGCGGACGCCTTGGTGGAGGTCGGCACAGCACAAGTTGCTCCTTCCGTGGCACCTCTGGATGGCACTCCTGAAACTTCCAATCCAACTGGCCCGTCAAGCGCATCACCCCCTCGCCCGCCACAGGGCGATCGCGGCCGCGACGGTGGGCGTGGCCGGAGTGATCGCGGGTGGCGATACGGCCGACGCGGTCGAAGCGGTGCACCGCGTGGTGGTAAAGGTGGCATTCCTGACTCCAAGTACGCTCGCACCGGACCCGAGTCGGCGCCACCCCCTCCGAATGAGCGCCCCATTGAGGCGGTCACGGAACCCGAAGTTTCCGAGCAACTAGTTTCTGCGCCTGAAGTTTTGGATCAGCCTGTGGCGCGCATCCTGCTTCCGGGTGAATCGTTGGCTAAATACCGTGAGCAGCCCAGCCCTTCCGATTCCACAATGGAAATCGCCGGCTCGCATGAATCCCCCTTGGAAATTTCTCGTGGCAATGAAGCGGTTGAGCCGGTTCACGAGGAAGAGATCGCAGCCATGCCCGTCGCTGCATTGGATGTGGTCGTTGCCGCCGTTCCCGCAACGGTGCAATCGAAAATAGAAGCGCAAGACGAGGTGCTGGATGAAGTGCTGGCCGAGGCAGACGGCGCTCTCAGTGCGGAGCCGCTTGAGCAGGAAGCCTCTGAAGTGATCAGTCATCCACTAGCTTTTACCCCGCGGCCATTTGACCTTCAGGCTTTTGCTGAATCCAGCCCGGAGGACATGACCGCCGAGGAGATGGATGCCGCCGGTGAGCAGGTGCTGCGGGAGGCTGCTGCCGAATCGGCTGGCGCTGGCATTGATTGGGAATCACGAGAGGAAACGCAGGATATCTCTGGTGAGATGAGCGCGGAAGAGTCCGGAGAAGAAATCTCCACTCCGGCAGATAATGAATCCGGCACCCCCGCAGAATCGGGAGAAGCTCCAGCCGGAAGGGAAGGCGCACCGCGCGAAGCGGCTGTCCGTGAGGGTGGCCGCAACCCTCGCTTCCAGCGCCGAGGGCGTTCGCAAGCCCGTCGCGGTGGGCCGCGGCGTGATGGTATGCCGCCTCGTGAGGGCCTGCCGCCGCGCGAGGATGCAGCGCCTCCGGATCCCGGCCGAGACCAAGTTCTCGACCAAGGTCGAGCGCAGGGTCGAGCGCAGGGCCGCCGTCCGCAACGCAACGGCAACGGGCCTCGGGAAGGCCAGCGCGATACTCCGCGCGACACCCCGCGCGACGGGCAGCGTCAGGGTCAGGCTCCACGCCCGCTGATTGGCGACATGCTCAAGGAAGGCCAGGAGATCATCGTCCAGATCGCCAAGGAGCCGCTCGGCAAGAAAGGTGCGCGCATCACGTCGCACGTCGCGCTGCCGGGCCGCTATGTGGTCTACATGCCCACGCTCAACCACATTGGCGTGTCGCGCAAAGTGAGTTCGGACGAAGAGCGCCAGCGCCTGAAGCGCGTTGTGCTGGACGCCGCGAAAAACTTTGCCGGGGGATTCATCGTGCGCACCGCGGGCGATGGTCGCAGCGATGAGGACATTCGCCAGGACGTGCAGTATCTGACGCGCCTGTGGCTGGACATCAAGGCCAAGGCAGAGAAGTCCAACGCGCCGTCGCTGCTGCATCACGATCCCGACCTCGTCCTGCGCACGCTGCGCGATCAGCTTTCTCCCGAGTACACCACCATCTGGGTGGACAACGAGCAGGTCTATGAGCAGATTCTGCTGATGGTCCAGAAGTTCCAGCCCACGTTGGTGGGTCGCGTGCGGCTCTACACCAAAGAAGTGCCGCTCTTTGAAGAGACCGGCGTTCAGGATGAGCTGAACAAAGCGCTGAAGCCCAAAGTCTGGCTCAAGTCGGGTGGCTACATTGTCATCAATCAGACCGAGGCGCTGGTGGCCATCGACGTCAACACGGGCAAGTTCGTGGGCAAGTCGAATCGCCTCGAAGACACCATCGTCAAGACCAACCTCGAGGCCATTCAGGAGATTGTGCGGCAGATTCGCCTGCGCGACCTGGGCGGCATCATCGTCATCGACTTCATCGACATGGACGAGCGCAAGAACCGCGCCAAGGTGATGATGGAACTGGAAGACGCAGTGCGGGCGGACCGCTCGCCGTCCAAAATCCTTTCATTCAACGAATTCGGCCTGGTGGCTCTTACGCGCAAGCGTGTGCGTCAGTCGCTCGAACGCGCCCTGTGCACCTCCTGCGTCTATTGCGACGGATCGGGCATGGTGAAGTCGCCCGCAACGGTGAGCCTGGAAATTCTCAGCGAAGCCAAGAAGGTATGCGCCGATTGGACGGGCAAACAGGTAACCATTCGCGTGAATCCCGAGGTAGGCAAAACCCTGAAATCCACCGCTGCCAGCATCATCGAATCCATTGAAGAGATGACCGGCAAGGGCGTCATCATCCGCAACGACCCCAGCGTCCACATGGAGAACTTCTACTTCGACTAG